The DNA sequence CCGGTCGTGCCGCTCGACCTGGCGGGCGACCTCACCTGTGACTGGCGCGACGGCGACGTCTGGTAGCTACGGCGTCCCCTCGTCGTCCTCGGTCGTCGGCGCGGTGGTGGTGGTCGAGGACGCGGAGGACGAGGGTGACGGCGGGCTGAAGGACGACGGCGGGTTGCTCGGCGGCTGGCTGGTGAGCCGCGGCTCGGACGGCGACGTCGCGGCGACGGACTCCGGCGTCGGGCCGGACCGCTCGTCCGGCTTCGAGCCCTCCTCCTCGCGCGGCTGCTGCGCGCCCCCGCGCTTGGACACCGTGACCACCAGCGTGGCCGTGCCCGCGCCCGGCGCGGCGGTCGCCGGCGTGTTCGCCGTGGTCAGCACGTCGGCCGGCGGCTCGGGCGGTGGCGCGGCCGTGGACCCGCCGCCGGCCAGCACCGACGCGAGGGTGGCGATCACGGTGGCGACGGCCGCGCCGCCCGCGGCGAGCAGCGCCACCGAGGAGAGCTTCTTCTTCGGCGGCGCTTGTCGATCTTCCTCGAACACACCATCTCCCTGTGGGGGATCCGGACGGATGGTCAGTGTTCGGGTTATCGGCGGATCCGGTCGCGGGCCGCATCGTTGCCGCGGTCCTCCACCCGATGGTGTGGAGGACCGTCACCTGCGGCCGATGATCTCGTTACGGCGTGGTCGCGGCGGCCGTCGTCGTGGTGGTCGTCGGAGCCGCGGTGGTCGTCGGCGGCTGCGTGGTGGTCGTCGTCTGGACCGTGGTCGTGATCACCGGCGGCGCAGTGGTGGTCGTCGGCTGGGGCTGCGGCCCCGGCTCGTCCACCACGGTGGTCGTGGTGGTGCCGTCCGGCCTGGTCACCGTGGTCACGCGGGTGCGGCGCGAGGTGGTGGTGGTCGTGGTGGCCTCGGTCGTCGTGGTGGTCGACTCCGCGGTGGTGGTCAGGCTGACCGAGGAGGACGACGACGTGCGCGGGGCCGTGGTGAGGGTGCTGCGGGACACGACGTCCTCGCGCGGCAGCTGGTTGGCCGGTGCGGCGTCCGGTGACGCGCCCGCCAGGGACGCGATGGTGGCGAAGATCGTCGACACGGCGACACCGGACGCGGCCAGCAGCACGTGGGGCGACACGCGCGGGCGGGTGCGCTCGGGCTCCGGGGTCTCGTACAACGGTTCTCCCAAGGTCTGTCGGACGTCTGCTCTACCAGCCGAAGTTCTGGGTCCAGTACCAGCCGCGGGTGTCCAGGCCCACGCCGATGGTGGTGAACCCGCAGTTCAGGATGTTGCGGCGGTGCCCGTCGGAGTTCATCCAGGCCTTCATGACCTGCTCGGCGGAGCGCTGGCCCATGGCGATGTTCTCCCCGCCGGGGTTCGGGTAGCCCGCGGTGCGCATGCGCTGCGCGAAGTCGACGCCCTCCGGCGTGGTGTGCGAGAAGTAGTCGCGCTGCGCCATGTCGGTGCTGTGGCCCTGCGCGGCCCTGAGCACCCGTTCGTCCACCTTGAGCGGCTTGCAGCCGGCGAGGTCGCGGGCCTCGTTCACCAGGGCGACGACCTGCTCCGCCTGCGGCAGGTCGGCGGGCGTGGTGGTCGTCGTGGTGACGGGGGACGGCTCGGACGTCGTCGTGGTCGTCGTCTCCGTCGTCGTGGTGGTCTCGCCGGTGGTGGTCGTCGTCGCGGTGGTGGTCCGGCTGGACGGTGACGTCTCCGCGGTGGTCGGCACGACCTCCGGCGCACGGCTCTGCGCCGGCCCGCCCACGCCCCCGACCCCGCCGACGCCGGTGTTGTCGGAACCGGCGCGCTGTGCTGCGCTTTCCCCGACGAACGGGGCGAGCTGCTCCGGGTTGGCGAAGGCGACGCCGGTCGCACCGGCCGCGCCGAGGAGCAGGCCGACGAGTGCGCCGATCACGGATCGGTTACCGCGCCGTGCTGTCACGGTCGCGCACCGTACCACTAATGGGTGAAATGACAGGATGGCTCTTGTGGCTGGAGTAGAGCGGGCCGTGCGCCTGACCGCCTGGGTGCGGGGGCGCGTGCAGGGTGTCGGTTTTCGGTGGTGGACCCGAGCCAGGGCACTTGAGCTGGGCCTTGTCGGTTCGGCGTCCAACCTGCGTGACGGTCGGGTCGAGGTGAACGCCGAAGGTCCGGAATCCTCGTGCCGCGCCCTGCTGACTGCGCTGCGTTCGGGTGACACCCCCGGTCAGGTGGACTCGATCGTGGAGCGCTGGTCGGAGGCGCGCGGCGGTCTCACCGGTTTCGTGGAGCGTTGAACGCCGAGTGGCCCGGTGGCGTAGTACATCGATGTGGACCGTGGCGAAGATGTCGTCAGGCAGCTGTACGGCCGTTGGCGCGGCCCGCTGCACGGCTACGTCCTGCGCATGGTCGGCGGTGACCACCAGCAGGCCGAGGACGTCGTCCAGGAGACGCTGCTGCGGGCCTGGCGGCACGTCGACGAGCTGACCCCCGCCGACGCGGGGCCGTGGCTCTACACCGTGGCCCGGAACCTGGTCATCTCCGGCTTCCGCAAGCGCGGCGGCCGCAACAGCGAGGTGCCGATCGAACCGGGCGACCTGCCCCCGGTGGCCGACGAGGTCGAGCACGTCCTGCAGAGCTGGCAGGTCGCGGAGGCGTTGCGCGCGTTGAGCGCCGACCACCGCAACGTGGTGGTCGAGCTGTACTACCGGCGGCGTTCGGTGGCGGAGGCGGCGGTGGTGCTGGGCATCCCGCCCGGCACGGTCAAGTCGCGCTGCTTCTACGCCCTGCGCGCGCTGCGCGACGCGTTGGAGGAGCGGGGGGTCACGCAGTCATGAGTTGTGGCCGGACCGTGGCGCTCGGCGCCTACCTGCTCGGTTCGCTCGACCCGGCGGAGCGGTCGTCGTTCGAGCGGCACGTCGACGGGTGCGCCGCCTGCCGGCGGGAGATGGTGCGGTTGGCGCCGCTGCCCGGGCTGCTGGGCCAGGTGCGGCTGTCGGACCTGGAGCTGCCGTTCGACGACCCCGCGCCCGACCCCGACCTGCGGCCGCTGCCACCCGCGCCGGAGCCCGTGCCCGAGCCGGTGCCGACCCGCCGACGGAGGTGGCCGGTCCTGCTCGGTGCCGGTGTGCTGGTCGTGCTCGTGGCGCTGGGCGCGGTGGTCGTGCCGCACCTGGTCCCCGACGACGCCGTGACGTGGCACGCCGCCGACGCGTCGTCCGGCGTGGTGGCCAGCGCGGACCTGGTCCGCAGGTCGTGGGGCACCGAGCTGTGGGTGAGCACGGAGAACGTGCCGAGGGGCACGAGGTGCAAGCTGATCGTCCACGACCGGGCCGGGCGGACCGAGGTCGGCGGCTGGTGGGGCACCGACCACGCGGCGGACGAGCGCATCCCCGGCTCCACGTCGTTCCCGGTGGAGGACATCGAACGGCTCGACGTCGTGGTCGACATGACGGTCCTGGTCTCGGTGCGGCCGTGATCGCGCTGGTCAGCGTGCCGAC is a window from the Saccharothrix saharensis genome containing:
- a CDS encoding anti-sigma factor family protein, yielding MSCGRTVALGAYLLGSLDPAERSSFERHVDGCAACRREMVRLAPLPGLLGQVRLSDLELPFDDPAPDPDLRPLPPAPEPVPEPVPTRRRRWPVLLGAGVLVVLVALGAVVVPHLVPDDAVTWHAADASSGVVASADLVRRSWGTELWVSTENVPRGTRCKLIVHDRAGRTEVGGWWGTDHAADERIPGSTSFPVEDIERLDVVVDMTVLVSVRP
- a CDS encoding acylphosphatase, producing the protein MALVAGVERAVRLTAWVRGRVQGVGFRWWTRARALELGLVGSASNLRDGRVEVNAEGPESSCRALLTALRSGDTPGQVDSIVERWSEARGGLTGFVER
- a CDS encoding sigma-70 family RNA polymerase sigma factor, encoding MDRGEDVVRQLYGRWRGPLHGYVLRMVGGDHQQAEDVVQETLLRAWRHVDELTPADAGPWLYTVARNLVISGFRKRGGRNSEVPIEPGDLPPVADEVEHVLQSWQVAEALRALSADHRNVVVELYYRRRSVAEAAVVLGIPPGTVKSRCFYALRALRDALEERGVTQS
- a CDS encoding CAP domain-containing protein; its protein translation is MIGALVGLLLGAAGATGVAFANPEQLAPFVGESAAQRAGSDNTGVGGVGGVGGPAQSRAPEVVPTTAETSPSSRTTTATTTTTGETTTTTETTTTTTSEPSPVTTTTTTPADLPQAEQVVALVNEARDLAGCKPLKVDERVLRAAQGHSTDMAQRDYFSHTTPEGVDFAQRMRTAGYPNPGGENIAMGQRSAEQVMKAWMNSDGHRRNILNCGFTTIGVGLDTRGWYWTQNFGW